A window of Enterobacter ludwigii genomic DNA:
CGCTGGTTTCCAGATAGGGTTTCTCCAGCGGCAGCGTCGCCCCCTGAAGCTGAGCATCTTCGGTGACGTCATCTTCCAGCAGATGCGCAATTTCGCGTTCGGTGAGGCAGCCAACCAGCTTTCCATGGGTGACCACGGGCACGACATCCGCACCACCGTGTGCCAGCAGGCCTGCGACATCGGCGCGTTCATCCTCCGGTTTGACCTGCAGAAACTGCGAGATCATCAGCGCTCTCACCGGTTGTACCGTATCGGTGGTCTGCAGTAATTTGCGCACCGCAATCATGCCCGCCAGGCGACCATTATCTTCGATAAAAATATGCGACGGAATATCATCATCTTTTAATTTCTCAAAGAATTGCTCGCGTGCCAGCGCCACGCATAATGAAATATCGAGGACAATAAAATCGGTATTCATATATTGCGCGATGGCGCTGTCATTGAATGCCAGGTTTTGGTTGTGAATAGCGTAAGACATAGTGAATTCCCTTTGAATAATAAAATCTCTCAGGGGCGAGCAAGACAGGGCATGTCGAAGAGGAGATCCCCACGTCCTGGTTTCAGCACTGTACACCGTATCCCGCGAGGGAAGTTATACTGACAAAGCCTTGATTCGACAGTGCCTGTTTTACCCTGTGCCGGTTCTCTCGAACCCACCAGAGCGATAACGTGTATTTGTACAGGAGCCTCGCCATAACGAGATCGTTGTAAAACGAAAGAAATAATACGCTTATTTTATTTTACCGCTCAGGATTTTAAATAATGTTTAAGAATGGTTTAGGAGAATCTTATTAATGGAATGTTGAAGGTTTATTTAAGGTTGTTCATTTTAAATGGAGAGTGAAAAGAAAAATGGAGGAGGGGAAAATGACATGGCTCGACAATCTGCTGAATCATTTTGCGCTTTATCCGGCACACCTTTTTGCGGTGTTGTTTATCATGGCACTGAGTAAATCGACGGTGCTGATCTCTTCCGTGCTGCCGCCTGCCTCGGTGATGCTATTGGCGGGCATTACCGTCAGCCAGGCTAGCATGCATCCTGCGCTGGCATGGCTGGCCGTGGTGATGGGCGCAACGGTGGGTTCGGTGCTGAATTACCATATCGGTCAGTTGATGGGGAACACGCGGTGGGTGGCACGCTTCACCGCAAAACATGCCGGCAAATTTTTACGGGTGCAACATCAGCTACAGAAAAACGGCGTGCTGGTGCTGTTCACTGCGCGTTTTCTGGCGGTGCTGCGCTATATCGTGCCGCTGGCAGCGGGTATGCTCAGGCTTAACGTGGCGAAGGTATACGTCGTCAGTCTGTTCTCTGCGGCCGTATGGGCGGCGCTGTACGTCGGCATTGTTACCGGCATCAGCGCCTTTTGAACTACAGGTTTCCTGTTCCGCCGTCGACCAGCAGTTCCGTACCTAGCGTGTAGCTCGATTCGTCGGAGGCCAGATAGAGTGCGGCTTTCGCCAGCTCTTTCGGCGTCCCCATTCTTCCCAGCGGGACCAGGTTTGCAATATCCCCCTGTAAGGCTTTCTGCGCTTCGGCGCTTAACCCCAGCTTGTTGAGCGCCGGGGTTTCTACCGGACCCGGGCTTAAACCGTTGACGCGAATGCCGCGCGACAGCAGCTCTGCTGATAGCGTTCGGGCCAGCGACAGTAAGCCCGCCTTGCTTGCCGCATAAACGCTGCTGGTAGGCAGACCGATACGCGCGCTCACGGACCCACAAAGGATCACCGAGGAAGGATTATTGAGCAGCGGTAGCAGGGCCTGAATCAAAAAAAACGGCCCTTTCAGGTTGATGCGCATCAGACGATCCCAGGCATCTTCCTGCCACTCTTCCAGCAGACCGTGCGTCACGTCTCCGGCGTTGATAAAGACGGCATCCAGCCGCGGCCAACGCGAGGCGAGCGTCTCCGTTAGCGCTTTTTGTGCGGCGATATCTCCCGCATCAGAGGGGATCACCCAGGCTTTGTCGCCCAGAATGCGTTGCGCTTCCGCAAGGGTTTCCGGATGACGTCCGGTGACGGCCACGTGCGCCCCTTCGGCGATAAACTCCTGCGCGGTGGCAAGGCCTATGCCGCTGGTCCCGCCGGTAATCAGCGTATATTTACCTGCTAAACGACCCATGTTCTTCTCCTGAAATGACTCTGGAGAAAGCACTATAGAAACGTTAGTATCGAAAGGAAACCAGGTACCGTTTGGATACTAATGAGGCAAGAGGTGTGCGATGGCGGAATTACTCGATGTTCCCGGCGAAAAAAAATCTGACGTTTATCTGTGTCCGATGACCCAGTTTGTGAACCTGATTTCGGGTAAATGGGCGATCCCGATCCTCTATCGCCTGATTGTGTTGAATACACCGGTTCGCTTTGGCGATCTGCTGCGCGCCGCCGCTCCCATTACGCAAAAAGAGCTAACGAAACAATTGCGTTTGTTCGAGCAGCGCGGGCTGGTGTCGCGCACGATTTACCCGGAGATCCCGCCGCGTGTGGAGTATCAGATAACTGAACTGGGGTTAACCCTACAGGGCGCGCTCTCGCCGCTGGCCGCCTGGATGCGTGAATACGGCGACCAGCTCAAACGATAGACTACTGTTTGACATAGCGCGGTGCAGGAATACCGGTGCGCGCGCTGTTAAACAGCTCAAGACGTGCGACTTCGTAGCGTTCCCACAGGCTGACGTCATGCATCGGTGGAATGGTGATCAGTTCGCCCTGATCCAGACCCGCCAGCGATGCGTCGACCATATCGTCGGTCGTCATCACCGAGCCTTCCGGCAGATCGTTAACCGTCACGCCAGAATGACTCCAGATCTCTGTAGCCGTGGCGGCAGGTAAAACAGCCTGAATACGCACATTGCTGTCGGCAAACTCTTCCTGTAGCCCGCGGGTAAAGCTAAGCACCCACGCCTTGGTGGCACTGTACAGCGCGCTACCCGCCCGCACATGCAGGGACAATACCGAGGCGATATTGATCAGCGTACCGCGATTGTTTTGCGCCAGACGCGGCAGGATCGCATACGTCAAACGCATCAATGCCGTGGTGTTAAGGGTATTAATCGCCTGATGCTGCGCCACATCGCCCGAGAGGAAGGGCGCCATCTGCGCCGTGCCTGCGTTGTTAATCAGCGTGTCGATAGCGGTATTGCTGCGCAATTCCTCTTCCACGGCGCGGATCCCGGTTTCCTCGGTCAGATCGGCGACCAGAATATCAACTGATACGCCATAGCGCTTACGAAGATCCGCGGCCAGCGTTTGCAGACGTGCTTCACGTCGGGCGACCAGCACCAGGTTGGTACCACGTGCAGCAAGACGATCGGCATAAACAGCGCCAATTCCGGAAGAGGCGCCCGTAATCAGGGCGGTAGTGAGTTGCGTAGTCATCGTGTGTTACCTCTGAGCAAAGTGGGTTATTTGGTTTCAATATGAAACTTAATTTACTCTCTGTCATTTGGTTTTATAATGCAACCATTTTGCTGGCGATTTTTTGTTTTTGCCTGGCGAAGCGGGTCAGGAAGGAAGTTTTGGCACGATCTCTTCAGGTGTCAATTCGCGGCCATCGTCGGCGATAAGTGCCAGTTTACGCAGAGGTTTACGCTGTTCGGTATCGACCAGCACGGTGCCGAATTCGTCTTCAGCAAACAAAAATTCATTGCCCCACTGCGACAGAGCAACCAGTACCGTCTGCAGGGCGCGCCCTTTATCGGTCAGGACATACTCCTGCCAGGCGCTGCCGTCGGATGCCGGCTGGAGCGTGAGGATACCTTCGTCGACCAGCAGTTTCAGACGCGTGGTCAGCATGTTTTTCGCGATACCGAGGCTTTTCTGGAACTCA
This region includes:
- a CDS encoding helix-turn-helix transcriptional regulator, yielding MKRTRLEESTCPVARSLDIIGDWWSLLIVRDALRGITRFGEFQKSLGIAKNMLTTRLKLLVDEGILTLQPASDGSAWQEYVLTDKGRALQTVLVALSQWGNEFLFAEDEFGTVLVDTEQRKPLRKLALIADDGRELTPEEIVPKLPS
- a CDS encoding SDR family oxidoreductase, yielding MGRLAGKYTLITGGTSGIGLATAQEFIAEGAHVAVTGRHPETLAEAQRILGDKAWVIPSDAGDIAAQKALTETLASRWPRLDAVFINAGDVTHGLLEEWQEDAWDRLMRINLKGPFFLIQALLPLLNNPSSVILCGSVSARIGLPTSSVYAASKAGLLSLARTLSAELLSRGIRVNGLSPGPVETPALNKLGLSAEAQKALQGDIANLVPLGRMGTPKELAKAALYLASDESSYTLGTELLVDGGTGNL
- a CDS encoding helix-turn-helix transcriptional regulator → MAELLDVPGEKKSDVYLCPMTQFVNLISGKWAIPILYRLIVLNTPVRFGDLLRAAAPITQKELTKQLRLFEQRGLVSRTIYPEIPPRVEYQITELGLTLQGALSPLAAWMREYGDQLKR
- a CDS encoding SDR family oxidoreductase — protein: MTTQLTTALITGASSGIGAVYADRLAARGTNLVLVARREARLQTLAADLRKRYGVSVDILVADLTEETGIRAVEEELRSNTAIDTLINNAGTAQMAPFLSGDVAQHQAINTLNTTALMRLTYAILPRLAQNNRGTLINIASVLSLHVRAGSALYSATKAWVLSFTRGLQEEFADSNVRIQAVLPAATATEIWSHSGVTVNDLPEGSVMTTDDMVDASLAGLDQGELITIPPMHDVSLWERYEVARLELFNSARTGIPAPRYVKQ
- a CDS encoding DedA family protein, producing MTWLDNLLNHFALYPAHLFAVLFIMALSKSTVLISSVLPPASVMLLAGITVSQASMHPALAWLAVVMGATVGSVLNYHIGQLMGNTRWVARFTAKHAGKFLRVQHQLQKNGVLVLFTARFLAVLRYIVPLAAGMLRLNVAKVYVVSLFSAAVWAALYVGIVTGISAF